A single Halarcobacter anaerophilus DNA region contains:
- a CDS encoding Ppx/GppA phosphatase family protein: protein MAKITTIIDIGSNSMRMVVLEKSSRFAFNLINETRSRVKISEGCYENNGNLQEAPMQRAFNSLQSFLNISKALKSRKIICVATSALRDAPNAKVFLQKVKNELGLSIKVIDGVKEAYYGGVAALNLLHDNEFVTVDIGGGSTEFAFVKNRKIEKCISLNIGTVRINELFFKKNDFEAAKRYILEKLEEVLHCGYEIPNTIVGIGGTIRALSRIIMAKNSYPLDILHGFNYSTDLNMYIYDAILEAKDCLSLKSLGVKKERVDTIKEGTFIFKTILEELQIKRVITSGAGVREGIYLDDLLRNSNGIFPANFNVSVRSMLDRFEIDPKQSSYFGRNAKAIFDVLAPLHNLNEKYRQLLVIASKLHSIGTVLNFYKSNDNTFDFILNGLNYDFLHSSRVTVAHIIKFSKKSLPKRKDLKEYEQLLPDFEVMQWLSFMISLNLMINQDMSMPNVKYNLKNNKLRVCLDRPIFMIENDIDKLEIPKGLKVKIYS, encoded by the coding sequence ATGGCCAAGATAACAACTATTATAGACATTGGGTCAAACTCAATGCGAATGGTTGTTTTGGAAAAAAGCAGTAGGTTTGCTTTTAACTTGATTAACGAGACGCGAAGTCGTGTTAAAATCTCAGAAGGTTGCTATGAAAATAATGGTAACCTTCAAGAAGCTCCTATGCAAAGAGCATTTAACTCTTTGCAATCTTTTTTAAATATCTCCAAAGCACTCAAATCCAGAAAAATAATATGTGTAGCAACCTCTGCATTAAGGGATGCTCCCAATGCAAAAGTTTTTTTACAAAAAGTAAAAAATGAATTGGGATTAAGCATAAAAGTTATTGATGGAGTAAAAGAGGCATATTACGGTGGAGTAGCAGCCTTAAATCTACTTCATGACAATGAATTTGTAACAGTTGATATAGGTGGAGGTTCTACGGAATTTGCTTTTGTAAAAAATAGAAAAATAGAAAAGTGTATTTCATTAAATATAGGAACAGTCAGAATAAATGAGCTTTTTTTCAAAAAAAACGATTTTGAAGCAGCTAAAAGATATATTTTGGAAAAACTTGAAGAGGTTCTACATTGCGGTTATGAAATTCCCAATACTATTGTAGGTATAGGTGGAACAATAAGAGCTTTAAGTAGAATTATTATGGCTAAGAACTCTTATCCTCTTGATATTTTACACGGCTTTAATTACAGCACTGATTTGAATATGTATATTTACGATGCGATTTTAGAAGCAAAAGATTGTTTAAGCTTAAAATCATTGGGTGTAAAAAAAGAGAGAGTCGATACGATAAAAGAGGGAACATTTATTTTTAAAACAATTTTAGAAGAGTTGCAAATAAAAAGAGTGATTACCTCAGGTGCAGGGGTTAGAGAGGGGATTTATTTAGATGATCTTTTAAGAAATTCAAATGGAATTTTTCCTGCAAACTTTAATGTAAGTGTTAGAAGTATGCTTGACAGATTTGAAATAGATCCAAAACAGAGTTCATATTTCGGACGTAATGCAAAAGCTATTTTTGATGTGTTAGCACCTTTGCATAATTTAAATGAAAAATATAGGCAGCTGTTGGTTATAGCTTCAAAACTTCATTCAATAGGAACAGTGCTAAATTTTTACAAGTCAAATGATAATACTTTTGATTTTATCTTAAACGGCTTGAATTATGATTTTCTTCACTCTTCAAGAGTAACTGTTGCACATATTATCAAATTCTCTAAAAAATCTTTGCCTAAAAGAAAAGATTTAAAAGAGTATGAACAGCTTTTGCCTGATTTTGAAGTTATGCAGTGGTTATCTTTTATGATATCATTGAATTTGATGATTAATCAAGATATGTCCATGCCGAATGTAAAATATAATTTAAAAAACAATAAATTAAGAGTCTGTTTGGACAGACCTATATTTATGATTGAAAATGATATTGACAAGTTAGAGATACCAAAGGGTTTAAAGGTTAAAATTTATTCATGA
- a CDS encoding glutamate synthase subunit beta, with protein sequence MLNFTKFERINPEKRDVLQRLKDYGEVYQIFGKHRAREQADRCMQCGDPYCHTGCPLHNFIPAWLKQTAEKNMDLAFALSNETSPFPEILGRICPQDKLCEGACSLNTGHGAISIGAIETHLNERAFENGLKPKFAPLTSGKKVAVVGSGPSGISAATFLLRRGIEVEMFEREDRAGGLLMYGIPGFKLDKTTVDRRINWLLEAGMKLHLNCEIGKDKSVESLEKEFDAIYLGIGAKEGRLPKIQGEDASNAYLAMQFLTGIQKRNLGKKNSDFIDVKNKRVVVIGGGDTAMDCVRSSVREGASTVKCLYRRDEANMPGSKKEVVNSKEEGVEFIFNVSPNKIIKEGDKAVGIELLETTLSQADESGRQRVKIIEGSEFVEEADVIIFALGFSPEAPKFLSQLNVELNSWGGIVTNNYQTSNKKVYAGGDCQRGAHLAVTAAVDGREAAKEIIKVIS encoded by the coding sequence ATGTTAAATTTTACAAAATTTGAGAGAATAAACCCTGAAAAAAGAGATGTTTTACAAAGATTAAAAGATTACGGTGAAGTGTATCAAATATTTGGAAAACACAGAGCAAGAGAACAAGCAGACAGATGTATGCAATGTGGTGATCCATATTGTCATACAGGTTGTCCTCTTCATAACTTTATTCCTGCTTGGTTGAAACAAACGGCAGAAAAAAATATGGATTTAGCTTTTGCTTTATCAAATGAGACATCTCCTTTCCCTGAAATTTTAGGAAGAATTTGTCCACAAGATAAACTTTGCGAAGGTGCATGTTCACTTAATACAGGACACGGTGCCATATCAATCGGTGCGATTGAAACACACCTAAATGAAAGAGCTTTTGAAAACGGTTTAAAACCGAAGTTTGCACCTTTAACTTCAGGTAAAAAAGTAGCAGTTGTAGGTTCTGGACCATCTGGAATTTCTGCTGCAACTTTTCTTCTTAGACGTGGTATCGAAGTTGAAATGTTTGAAAGAGAAGATAGAGCCGGTGGACTTTTAATGTACGGTATTCCTGGATTTAAACTTGATAAAACAACTGTTGACAGAAGAATCAACTGGTTGCTTGAAGCAGGAATGAAACTGCATTTAAATTGTGAAATAGGAAAAGATAAAAGTGTTGAATCTCTTGAAAAAGAGTTTGATGCTATTTATCTTGGAATTGGAGCAAAAGAGGGTAGACTTCCTAAAATTCAAGGTGAAGATGCTTCAAATGCTTACCTTGCAATGCAGTTTTTAACAGGAATTCAAAAAAGAAACCTAGGTAAGAAAAACAGTGATTTTATTGATGTAAAAAATAAAAGAGTTGTTGTAATAGGTGGTGGTGATACTGCAATGGACTGCGTAAGATCATCAGTTAGAGAAGGTGCTTCAACGGTAAAATGTCTTTACAGAAGAGATGAAGCAAATATGCCCGGATCAAAAAAAGAGGTTGTAAACTCAAAAGAAGAGGGTGTAGAGTTTATTTTCAATGTAAGTCCTAATAAAATCATCAAAGAGGGTGATAAAGCAGTCGGAATTGAGCTTTTAGAAACAACTTTAAGCCAAGCCGATGAAAGTGGAAGACAAAGAGTTAAAATAATTGAAGGAAGTGAGTTTGTAGAAGAAGCAGATGTTATTATTTTTGCTCTTGGATTCTCTCCTGAAGCTCCAAAATTCTTAAGTCAACTAAATGTTGAACTTAACTCTTGGGGTGGAATAGTAACAAACAACTATCAAACTTCAAATAAAAAAGTATATGCAGGTGGAGATTGCCAAAGAGGTGCCCATTTAGCTGTTACTGCTGCTGTTGACGGAAGAGAAGCGGCAAAAGAGATAATCAAAGTTATCTCATAA
- the gltB gene encoding glutamate synthase large subunit yields the protein MGCNLDLLTSFKDNCGFGLIADLKNRPSHENLEDAVTSLERMMHRGAVAADGKTGDGSGLLLSMPDKFMRKIASEKGIDLPEKYAVAMIFARDLEDIETFKLQCEENDLKVLLTREVPVETDALGQQALETLPHIIQVFVSANALMSLKRFDAMLYLTRKECEHKLANKDDFYIPTFSSKVIAYKGLIMPTHIKHFYIDLRDEDFKISFAVFHQRFSTNTLPQWRLAQPFRSIAHNGEINSVEANRVNVQIKSEQVESEVFTKEEIERILPILQDGGSDSASLDNMFEFLIVNGVDFFKAARSMVPAPWQNAPHMDPELRAFYEYTSTAMEAWDGPAAVSLTDGRHLGCLTDRNGLRPAKYIITKDHKIYITSEYGTVSLDEEIIVERGRLQSGQMMGIDLKHGKVLKEDDINDYLKSSQNYSKWLNGDMEYLQEYIDESFIDIEDYKFDDLEKRQKYFNITYEVLDQMIGPMAKDGKEPVGSMGDDTPLACFSQVDRNFTDFFRQKFAQVTNPPIDPYREKIVMSLETGFGHIHNVLAERPEFAKRLKVASPIMMKEKFDVLTSFGDIDSPRYDEYYKNRVFSTTFKNDLKAALEQLASYVIKAVKEDKVSVVILDDRDVNKGVKIIPMAMAVGFINEKLLEEGIRHSASVVAVSGEVYDPHMAAVLIGYGATAIYPYMLYSSVVALYERKDVSRYKMQRVLKNTQKALNAGLLKIMSKMGISTVASYRNSRLFDIIGLSDEIINECFTGSHSDLAGLTYKDIEDRIEKQHFNAYFDNKHMFPLNLGGYYKYLEGGEYHDYGPATTNAMHNKLAKNKEDISDFNKLKELVENRDKKFIRDFFEFNSDKEAIDVSQVESKEDIFKRFATAAMSCGSISPEAHEALAMAMNTIGGMSNSGEGGEDPKRFGTLKNSKIKQVASGRFGVTPGYLRSAQEIQIKVAQGAKPGEGGQLPGHKVTALIASLRHTVEGVTLISPPPHHDIYSIEDLAQLIFDLKQINPEAKITVKLVSTIGVGTIAAGVAKAYADRIVISGADGGTGAAPLTSIKHTGNPWEMGLSEAHNALKANHLRESVHVQTDGGLKTGLDVVKAAMLGAESYAFGTASLTLLGCKILRICHTNKCSVGVATQDEDLREFFNGTVERLISYFTFLAEDVRNILAKLGYKSLGEIIGRSDLLKVIDDDFAKKFDFQNILRRIEGFDTCQKEKNEPFDKNKFEKELLKKVHRTIEKPTAPIKVKENICNLNRSFGTLISGEIAKYYGDGGLPDGSINIFLKGIAGQSFGAFLSKGMNLYLEGAANDYVGKGMNGGKIIVNTLHQGPEFAGAGNTCLYGATGGKLYVRAAVGERFAVRNSGCTAVVEGTGDNACEYMTGGIVVILGNTGVNFGAGMTGGLSFVYDPEKHFVDKMNQELIEAVRIDTDDTERERLYLKRLLMDYLNETESSRAESILENFRAEIRDFWLVKPKNMTVLPLNPEEGD from the coding sequence ATGGGATGTAATTTAGATTTACTTACTTCTTTTAAAGATAATTGTGGGTTTGGTCTTATTGCTGACTTAAAAAACAGACCAAGTCATGAGAATTTAGAAGATGCCGTAACATCGCTAGAGCGAATGATGCACAGGGGTGCGGTTGCAGCAGATGGTAAAACAGGAGACGGTTCAGGGTTATTGCTATCTATGCCGGATAAATTTATGAGAAAAATAGCTTCGGAAAAAGGTATTGATTTACCTGAAAAATATGCTGTAGCTATGATTTTTGCCAGAGATTTAGAAGATATTGAGACATTCAAATTACAGTGTGAAGAGAATGATTTAAAAGTATTGTTAACAAGGGAAGTGCCTGTTGAAACAGATGCTTTAGGGCAACAAGCATTAGAGACTTTACCTCATATTATTCAAGTATTTGTAAGTGCAAATGCTTTAATGAGTCTAAAAAGATTTGATGCAATGCTTTATTTAACAAGAAAAGAGTGTGAACACAAATTAGCTAACAAAGATGATTTTTATATTCCAACGTTTTCATCTAAGGTAATAGCCTATAAAGGGCTAATTATGCCGACGCATATTAAACATTTTTATATTGATTTAAGAGACGAAGATTTCAAAATCTCTTTTGCTGTGTTTCATCAAAGATTTTCTACAAATACATTGCCGCAATGGAGATTGGCTCAACCGTTTAGATCAATTGCCCATAACGGTGAAATTAACTCGGTTGAAGCAAACAGAGTAAATGTTCAAATTAAATCAGAACAAGTAGAATCAGAAGTTTTTACAAAAGAAGAGATAGAAAGAATTCTTCCTATTTTGCAAGACGGCGGGTCTGACTCGGCATCATTGGATAATATGTTTGAATTTTTGATTGTAAACGGGGTTGATTTCTTTAAAGCTGCAAGAAGTATGGTTCCTGCACCTTGGCAAAATGCACCTCATATGGATCCTGAATTAAGAGCATTTTATGAATATACATCAACTGCAATGGAAGCTTGGGACGGTCCTGCGGCTGTATCTTTAACTGACGGTAGACATCTTGGATGTTTGACTGACAGAAACGGTTTAAGACCTGCAAAATATATTATTACAAAAGATCATAAAATCTATATTACTTCTGAATACGGTACGGTAAGTTTAGATGAAGAAATCATTGTTGAAAGAGGAAGATTACAATCCGGACAAATGATGGGTATCGACTTAAAACACGGAAAAGTTTTAAAAGAAGACGATATCAATGATTACCTAAAATCTTCACAAAATTACAGTAAATGGTTGAACGGAGATATGGAATATCTTCAAGAGTATATTGATGAATCTTTTATTGATATTGAAGATTACAAATTCGATGATTTGGAAAAAAGACAAAAATATTTCAATATTACGTATGAAGTATTAGATCAAATGATAGGACCAATGGCAAAAGACGGGAAAGAGCCCGTAGGTTCTATGGGTGATGATACTCCTTTAGCCTGTTTCTCTCAAGTAGATAGAAACTTTACAGACTTTTTTAGACAAAAATTTGCACAAGTTACAAATCCTCCAATTGATCCATACAGAGAAAAAATAGTAATGTCTTTGGAGACAGGCTTCGGTCATATCCATAATGTCTTAGCAGAAAGACCGGAATTTGCAAAAAGATTAAAAGTTGCAAGTCCGATTATGATGAAAGAGAAGTTTGACGTATTAACATCTTTTGGGGATATAGACTCTCCAAGATATGATGAATATTACAAAAACAGAGTATTCTCTACAACATTTAAAAATGATTTAAAAGCAGCTTTAGAACAATTGGCTTCTTATGTAATTAAAGCAGTAAAAGAGGATAAAGTTTCTGTTGTAATTTTAGATGACAGAGATGTAAATAAAGGTGTAAAAATAATTCCTATGGCAATGGCAGTAGGATTTATAAATGAAAAACTTTTAGAAGAGGGTATTAGACACAGTGCATCTGTTGTTGCAGTATCAGGAGAAGTTTATGATCCTCATATGGCAGCAGTATTAATCGGATACGGAGCTACTGCTATTTATCCATATATGCTTTACTCTTCAGTAGTTGCTTTATATGAAAGAAAAGATGTATCTAGATATAAAATGCAAAGAGTTCTTAAAAATACTCAAAAAGCATTAAATGCAGGTCTTCTTAAAATTATGTCTAAAATGGGTATTTCTACGGTTGCATCATATAGAAACTCAAGATTATTTGATATTATCGGATTAAGTGATGAAATCATAAACGAGTGTTTTACTGGATCACATTCTGATTTAGCAGGGCTTACATATAAAGATATTGAAGATAGAATAGAAAAACAACACTTCAACGCATATTTTGACAATAAACATATGTTCCCATTAAATCTAGGTGGATATTATAAATATTTAGAGGGTGGTGAATACCATGATTACGGTCCTGCTACAACAAATGCAATGCATAATAAACTTGCAAAAAACAAAGAAGATATTTCTGATTTCAACAAATTAAAAGAGCTTGTAGAAAACAGAGATAAAAAATTTATCAGAGACTTCTTTGAATTTAATTCAGATAAAGAAGCAATTGATGTAAGCCAAGTCGAATCAAAAGAGGATATCTTTAAAAGATTTGCGACAGCAGCAATGTCTTGCGGTTCAATCTCTCCTGAAGCTCATGAAGCTTTGGCAATGGCTATGAATACAATAGGCGGAATGAGTAACTCAGGTGAAGGTGGAGAAGATCCAAAAAGATTCGGGACTCTTAAAAACTCAAAAATCAAACAAGTTGCTTCAGGAAGATTCGGTGTAACTCCTGGATATTTAAGAAGTGCGCAAGAGATTCAAATCAAAGTGGCACAAGGTGCAAAACCAGGTGAGGGAGGTCAACTTCCGGGACATAAAGTTACTGCCCTTATTGCTTCACTTAGACATACGGTTGAAGGTGTAACTCTTATTTCACCTCCTCCACACCATGATATTTATTCAATTGAAGATTTGGCACAATTGATCTTTGACTTAAAACAGATTAATCCTGAAGCTAAAATCACAGTTAAACTTGTATCTACAATAGGTGTAGGAACAATTGCAGCAGGTGTTGCAAAAGCTTATGCAGATAGAATCGTAATTTCAGGGGCTGACGGTGGTACCGGTGCTGCTCCTCTTACTTCTATTAAACATACGGGTAATCCATGGGAAATGGGACTTTCTGAAGCTCATAATGCTTTAAAAGCAAACCATTTAAGAGAGTCTGTTCATGTTCAAACAGACGGTGGGTTAAAAACAGGTCTTGATGTTGTAAAAGCTGCGATGCTTGGAGCAGAATCATATGCTTTCGGTACAGCTTCTTTAACACTTTTAGGATGTAAAATTTTAAGAATTTGTCATACAAATAAATGTTCTGTAGGTGTTGCAACACAAGATGAAGATTTAAGAGAATTCTTTAACGGTACAGTTGAAAGACTTATCTCTTATTTTACATTTTTAGCTGAAGATGTTAGAAATATTCTTGCAAAACTAGGATATAAATCTTTGGGAGAAATTATTGGAAGAAGTGATTTATTAAAAGTAATTGATGATGATTTTGCCAAAAAATTTGATTTTCAAAATATCTTAAGAAGAATCGAAGGTTTTGATACATGTCAAAAAGAGAAAAATGAACCTTTCGATAAAAACAAATTTGAAAAAGAACTTCTTAAAAAAGTTCATAGAACTATAGAAAAACCGACTGCACCTATAAAAGTTAAAGAAAATATCTGTAACTTAAACAGATCTTTCGGTACGTTAATTTCAGGTGAAATTGCAAAATATTATGGAGATGGCGGACTTCCTGACGGTTCAATAAATATCTTCTTAAAAGGTATTGCAGGTCAATCTTTCGGCGCATTTTTATCTAAAGGGATGAACCTTTATTTAGAAGGTGCGGCAAATGACTATGTGGGTAAAGGTATGAACGGTGGAAAAATTATCGTAAATACGCTTCATCAAGGTCCTGAATTTGCAGGAGCAGGTAATACTTGTCTTTATGGAGCAACAGGCGGAAAACTTTATGTAAGAGCAGCTGTAGGTGAAAGATTTGCAGTTAGAAACTCGGGATGTACGGCTGTTGTTGAAGGAACAGGTGATAATGCTTGTGAATATATGACAGGTGGAATTGTTGTTATTTTAGGAAATACAGGGGTTAACTTCGGTGCAGGTATGACAGGCGGATTATCATTTGTTTACGATCCTGAAAAACATTTTGTTGATAAAATGAACCAAGAGTTGATTGAGGCAGTTAGAATTGATACGGATGACACGGAAAGAGAGAGACTCTATTTAAAAAGATTATTAATGGATTATCTAAATGAAACAGAATCATCAAGAGCAGAATCAATTTTAGAAAACTTTAGAGCAGAGATAAGAGACTTCTGGTTGGTAAAACCTAAAAATATGACAGTTTTACCGCTTAATCCAGAGGAGGGAGATTAA
- a CDS encoding YfhL family 4Fe-4S dicluster ferredoxin: MSLIITDECIACDACREECPNYAIEEGDPIYIIDPDRCTECVGHYEEPACVEVCPVDCIIVDSDNQETMEELQFKYEQLQEEEA, from the coding sequence ATGTCTTTAATAATTACTGATGAATGTATTGCATGTGATGCATGTAGGGAAGAATGTCCAAATTATGCTATAGAAGAAGGTGATCCAATATATATTATTGATCCGGACAGGTGTACAGAATGTGTTGGTCACTATGAAGAACCGGCATGTGTAGAAGTTTGTCCTGTTGATTGTATTATCGTAGATTCTGATAATCAAGAAACAATGGAAGAACTACAATTCAAGTACGAACAATTACAGGAAGAAGAAGCATAA